A region from the Bosea sp. RAC05 genome encodes:
- the scpB gene encoding SMC-Scp complex subunit ScpB — protein sequence MEPLFATLDQRIEAALLAASKPIKEADLSRLLPEGTDVSGAIARLEAFWSTRGGEVRKEEGGWVLKARPQLLPTDHRLGSGRRLSEQAIATLAVIAMHQPITVKQIETVRGVKLGRGVLEGLVEAGLVAVAGRRRGTGQAVAYGTTARFLERTGLNALADLPTPEEAFALDLASA from the coding sequence ATGGAGCCGCTGTTTGCGACGCTCGATCAGCGCATAGAGGCTGCTCTGCTTGCCGCGTCGAAGCCGATCAAGGAAGCGGACCTGTCTCGCCTGCTGCCCGAGGGCACGGACGTGTCAGGGGCGATCGCACGACTGGAGGCATTCTGGTCAACGAGAGGCGGCGAAGTCAGGAAAGAGGAAGGCGGCTGGGTATTGAAGGCCAGGCCTCAGCTGCTTCCGACCGACCATCGTCTGGGATCGGGACGGCGCCTGTCGGAGCAGGCCATAGCAACGCTTGCCGTCATAGCCATGCACCAGCCAATTACGGTCAAGCAGATTGAGACGGTGCGTGGTGTGAAGCTGGGACGCGGTGTCCTCGAAGGTCTCGTCGAGGCCGGGCTCGTGGCCGTCGCGGGCCGACGCCGCGGCACCGGCCAGGCTGTCGCGTATGGCACGACAGCACGCTTTCTGGAGCGCACGGGTCTCAACGCGCTGGCGGATCTCCCGACACCAGAAGAGGCATTCGCTCTCGATTTGGCATCGGCCTAG